The Bombus huntii isolate Logan2020A chromosome 1, iyBomHunt1.1, whole genome shotgun sequence genome contains a region encoding:
- the LOC126869855 gene encoding disco-interacting protein 2 homolog A isoform X6: protein MYGWRIGDLGADGLVMAEFNIDIGKLPEDVREKLAELDLELSEGDITQKGYEKKRTRLLQQYASKQLGAGKDGGGVGVLGIAGVERTGYGSGGGGGGGGGIGVGGCVGVGVSVGVGGRPQPRARRTQRRVTHNEKRYHSGGRLVPGGIASPPGSGGSTGNTGNSNSAAARRGNRRLTRNESRYHSEVRQEAVQQALAAMQGRPKPSLPMPSKRTSVMARSPDRERRDSGESSSDEDSVVTEESPGAGGPTGTGLSDTSSTGSARDTPPPPRPPARRPPCADITDIAEYTPHAYCNIQPPDVTHTSNTPAAQQSTRRPGADRVNRYHVVEDQNNTGTTGRWKVSAKIQQLLNTLKRPKRRPLPEFYEDDDIELEIAANPKDPNAPKPEGGSMTSAVGEPLSVAAGLPRSLEAAIQRYGSASYKAPVATVLDPNGKLCVTLTYGKLLSRSHKIAYTLLNKALSRGGDCCLKPGDRIALVYPNNDPISFMCAFYGCLQAGIVPVPIEVPLTRRDAGSQQIGFLLGSCGIQVALTSEACLKGLPKTAAGEVVAFKGWPKLHWFVTEHLGKTPKDWLPPPRLTDDTPAYIEYTTDKDGSVMGVTVTRSAMLAHCRALTQACGYTEGENAVCVLDFKREVGLWHSTLTSVLNGMHVIFIPYALMKVNPASWMQMITKHRASVAVVKSRDLHWGLLATKDHKDISLSSLRLLLVADGANPWSLSSCDQFLSVFQSKGLRPDAVCPCASSSEALTVSVRRPGRAGVNATGRGVLSMSGLSYGVVRVDQENSLTSLTLQDCGQVMPGSIVVVIKMEGQPFICKTDEVGEICVHSSATGNQYWGLQGLTNNTFKVSPLQADGSPLGDVEYTRSGLLGFLGPGGLVFVCGSRDGLMTVTGRKHNADDIIATVLAVEPMKFIYRGRIAVFSVRVLRDERICVVAEQRPDCSEEESFQWMSRVLQAVDSIHAVGIYCLALVPPNYLPKTPLGGIHLSETKRRFLEGTLHPANVLLCPHTCVTNLPKPREVHSAGDSVADVGPASVMVGNIVQGNRLASAQGRDMGVLDEDSDNAKKYQFISEILRWRAVSTSDHVIFTSLNAKGAVATSLSCSQLHKKAERIGNLLLDRGRINTGDHVALIFPPGTDLICAFYGCLYVGAVPVTIRPPHPQNLQTTLPTVRMIVDVSKSVLVLTNQNILKLLKTKEANNVVDIKSWPTILDMDDMPKKKLPVMYRAPTAEMLAYLDFSVSTTGMLAGIKMSHAAVTSLCRAMKLACELYPSRHIALCLDPYSGLGFALWCLSSIYSGHHSILIPPSEVEANPALWLSAVSQSRVRDTFCSYGVMELCTKGLGSSVHALKARGVSLACVRTCVVVAEERPRIALTTSFSKLFSALGLSPRAVSTSFGCRVNTAICLQGASSPEPSTVYVDLRALRNDRVSLVERGSPHSLCLMESGKLLPGVKVIIANPETKGQCGDSHLGEIWVQSAHNASGYFTIYGDESDYADHFNARLVTGNTNEVYARTGYLGFLRRTESVQQSVISDIPGDTSTEADLVPGDSELHDAVFVVGALDEAILLRGMRYHPIDIENSVMRCHKKIAECAVFTWTNLLVVVVELDGSESEALDLVALVTSAVLEEHHLVVGVVVVVDPGVVPINSRGEKQRMHLRDGFLADQLDPIYVAYNM from the exons GAGGCCGGCTAGTACCTGGCGGGATCGCCAGTCCCCCGGGATCTGGCGGCTCCACCGGAAACACCGGGAATTCGAACTCAGCGGCTGCGAGACGCGGCAATCGCAGACTCACGCGCAATGAGAGCCGCTATCATTCCG AGGTGCGCCAGGAGGCGGTGCAACAAGCTTTGGCAGCGATGCAGGGTCGTCCGAAGCCGTCGTTGCCGATGCCATCGAAAAGAACCTCCGTGATGGCTAGGAGTCCCGACCGAGAGCGTCGCGACAGCGGGGAGTCGAGTAGCGACGAGGACAGCGTCGTCACCGAAGAGAGTCCTGGTGCTGGTGGTCCAACGG GCACAGGACTGTCGGATACCAGCAGCACCGGTTCGGCGCGAGACACGCCTCCGCCTCCGAGACCACCGGCTAGGAGACCTCCTTGCGCGGACATCACAGATATCGCGGAATACACGCCTCACGCGTACTGCAACATCCAGCCGCCGGACGTGACGCACACCAGCAACACTCCGGCTGCACAGCAGTCGACCAGGCGACCTGGCGCTGATCGAGTGAATCGTTATCACGTGGTCGAGGATCAGAACAACACCGGCACTACCGGCCGCTGGAAAGTATCCGCTAAGATTCAACAGTTGTTGAATACTTTGAAACGACCGAAACGACGACCGTTGCCTGAATTCTACGAGGACGATGACATCGAGCTGGAAATCGCCGCCAATCCCAAAGATCCGAACGCTCCGAAACCGGAAGGCGGCTCTATGACCTCCGCCGTTGGCGAGCCACTTTCGGTCGCCGCGGGATTGCCCAGGTCGCTCGAGGCCGCCATACAAAG GTATGGCTCGGCATCGTATAAGGCGCCAGTGGCGACAGTTCTCGATCCAAACGGCAAGCTTTGCGTAACGCTCACCTATGGAAAGCTTCTGAGTCGTTCTCATAAAATAGCCTACACGCTGTTGAACAAGGCTCTAAGTCGCGGCGGGGATTGTTGTTTGAAACCTGGCGATCGAATCGCCCTGGTTTACCCAAACAACGACCCCATTAGCTTCATGTGCGCATTTTACGGTTGTCTTCAAGCCGGCATTGTGCCTGTGCCGATCGAAGTCCCTTTGACGCGTCGAGACGCAGGCTCCCAGCAGATTGGTTTTCTTTTGGGCAGCTGTGGAATTCAG GTGGCATTAACCAGCGAAGCTTGTCTGAAAGGTCTGCCAAAAACGGCGGCTGGCGAGGTAGTGGCATTCAAAGGCTGGCCAAAGCTTCACTGGTTCGTTACGGAACATCTGGGCAAAACGCCGAAAGATTGGCTGCCACCGCCGCGATTAACCGACGACACTCCGGCGTACATTGAGTACACGACGGACAAGGACGGGTCGGTGATGGGAGTGACGGTGACGAGATCGGCGATGCTGGCACATTGTCGAGCTCTGACGCAAGCCTGCGGCTACACGGAGGGAGAGAACGCCGTCTGCGTTTTAGACTTCAAACGAGAGGTTGGCCTGTGGCACAGCACCCTCACCAGCGTTCTAAACGGGATGCACGTGATCTTTATTCCGTACGCTCTGATGAAAGTAAATCCCGCGAGCTGGATGCAGATGATCACCAAGCATCGTGCCAGCGTGGCTGTGGTGAAATCGCGAGACCTCCACTGGGGTCTTCTTGCCACGAAAGATCACAAGGACATTTCCTTGTCGTCACTGAGATTGTTGTTGGTCGCGGACGGTGCCAATCCCTGGTCACTTTCCTCCTGCGACCAATTCCTTTCGGTATTCCAATCTAAAGGTCTGCGGCCTGATGCCGTGTGTCCGTGCGCGTCCTCCAGCGAAGCTCTCACCGTATCGGTGAGAAGACCAGGCCGTGCTGGAGTAAACGCCACTGGACGAGGCGTGCTCTCTATGTCTGGTCTGAGTTACGGCGTTGTCAGAGTCGATCAAGAGAATTCTCTCACTTCCTTGACTCTTCAAGATTGCGGCCAAGTGATGCCCGGAA GTATCGTTGTTGTGATCAAGATGGAAGGACAACCGTTCATCTGCAAAACCGACGAAGTAGGCGAGATCTGCGTGCATAGTTCGGCAACTGGAAACCAATATTGGGGACTACAGGGACTGACGAATAATACGTTTAAAGTCTCCCCGCTTCAAGCCGATGGAAGTCCGCTGGGTGATGTAGAATACACCCGTTCTGGTCTATTGGGTTTTCTGGGTCCTGGTGGCCTTGTGTTCGTTTGCGGTTCGCGCGATGGTCTTATGACGGTCACGGGAAGGAAACATAACGCCGACGATATCATTGCTACTGTGTTAGCCGTTGAACCCATGAAGTTCATTTATCGTGGAAGAATAGCCGTTTTCAGCGTACGCGTCCTCAGGGACGAGCGAATATGCGTCGTTGCAGAACAAAGACCCGACTGCAGCGAAGAGGAA AGTTTCCAATGGATGTCCCGGGTACTTCAAGCGGTAGATTCCATTCACGCTGTTGGAATATATTGTCTGGCGTTGGTTCCGCCAAATTACCTTCCGAAAACACCGCTGGGCGGTATTCATTTGTCGGAAACGAAACGACGTTTCCTAGAGGGTACTCTACACCCGGCTAATGTTCTTCTTTGTCCGCACACTTGTGTTACCAATCTACCCAAACCACGCGAAGTCCATTCAG CGGGGGATTCTGTTGCAGACGTTGGTCCGGCCAGTGTCATGGTGGGCAACATTGTTCAAGGTAATAGACTAGCTTCGGCCCAAGGACGAGACATGGGTGTCCTAGACGAGGATAGTGATAATGCTAAAAAG TATCAATTTATTTCGGAAATACTTCGATGGCGTGCTGTCAGTACCTCCGACCATGTTATTTTCACGTCGCTGAATGCAAAAGGAGCCGTAGCAACTTCCTTGTCATGCTCTCAGTTGCACAAGAAAGCCGAACGGATCGGCAATCTGTTGTTAGATCGTGGAAGAATCAATACCGGAGATCACGTGGCATTAATATTTCCTCCTGGTACTGACTTGATATGCGCGTTTTATGGTTGCCTGTATGTTGGCGCCGTGCCAGTTACGATTAGGCCACCTCACCCGCAAAACCTCCAAACCACTTTACCAACCGTTCGCATGATCGTGGACGTCAGTAAGTCTGTGCTCGTGCTCACGAATCAAAATATCCTGAAACTGTTGAAAACAAAG GAAGCGAATAATGTTGTCGACATTAAGAGTTGGCCGACGATTCTCGATATGGACGACATGCCAAAGAAGAAGCTACCTGTTATGTACCGAGCGCCCACAGCGGAGATGCTGGCTTATTTGGACTTCAGCGTCTCGACGACGGGGATGCTCGCAGGAATTAAAATGTCCCACGCAGCGGTGACGTCTCTTTGTCGTGCCATGAAACTTGCCTGCGAATTGTATCCATCTAGACACATCGCTCTATGCTTGGATCCCTACTCTGGATTAGGATTCGCTCTTTGGTGTCTGAGCAGTATATACAGCGGTCATCATTCCATACTTATACCACCGTCGGAG GTGGAAGCTAATCCGGCATTGTGGCTGTCGGCAGTTAGTCAATCCAGAGTAAGAGATACATTCTGTTCTTACGGTGTGATGGAATTGTGCACGAAAGGTCTCGGTTCTTCTGTTCATGCTCTGAAAGCGAGAGGCGTTAGTTTGGCCTGTGTTAGAACGTGCGTCGTTGTCGCTGAAGAAAGACCGCGAATCGCACTTACTACGAGCTTCAGTAAACTCTTCTCCGCTTTGGGTCTGAGTCCCCGTGCGGTCTCGACCTCGTTCGGATGTAGAGTAAACACCGCTATTTGCTTACAG GGTGCATCGAGCCCAGAACCTTCTACGGTATACGTTGATCTCCGCGCATTGCGCAACGACCGAGTATCCCTGGTTGAAAGAGGTAGTCCGCACTCTTTGTGCCTGATGGAATCAGGCAAATTATTACCAGGAGTGAAAGTAATCATTGCCAATCCAGAAACGAAAGGACAATGCGGAGATTCTCATTTAGGCGAAATTTGGGTGCAGTCTGCTCACAATGCCAGTGGCtatttcacgatatatggCGACGAGAGCGACTACGCGGATCATTTTAACGCTCGCCTCGTAACAGGAAACACGAATGAAGTTTACGCCAGAACTGGTTATCTCGGTTTCCTAAGACGTACCGAAAGCGTTCAACAGTCGGTTATCAGTGACATTCCCGGTGACACATCTACCGAGGCGGATCTGGTTCCTGGTGATTCTGAGTTACACGATGCTGTGTTCGTGGTTGGCGCCCTCGACGAAGCCATTTTACTTAGGGGAATGCGATATCACCCGATCGATATCGAAAACAGCGTAATGAGGTGTCACAAGAAGATAGCAGAATG TGCCGTATTCACATGGACCAACCTCCTAGTAGTAGTGGTGGAACTCGACGGAAGTGAAAGCGAAGCTTTAGATCTCGTGGCGTTAGTTACCAGCGCTGTACTAGAAGAACACCATCTGGTAGTCGGTGTGGTAGTCGTAGTAGATCCCGGAGTAGTTCCAATAAATTCGCGTGGCGAGAAGCAACGAATGCACTTGCGTGATGGTTTCCTAGCGGACCAGCTCGATCCGATTTACGTAGCGTATAACATGTGA
- the LOC126869855 gene encoding disco-interacting protein 2 isoform X7 — translation MYGWRIGDLGADGLVMAEFNIDIGKLPEDVREKLAELDLELSEGDITQKGYEKKRTRLLQQYASKQLGGRLVPGGIASPPGSGGSTGNTGNSNSAAARRGNRRLTRNESRYHSEVRQEAVQQALAAMQGRPKPSLPMPSKRTSVMARSPDRERRDSGESSSDEDSVVTEESPGAGGPTGTGLSDTSSTGSARDTPPPPRPPARRPPCADITDIAEYTPHAYCNIQPPDVTHTSNTPAAQQSTRRPGADRVNRYHVVEDQNNTGTTGRWKVSAKIQQLLNTLKRPKRRPLPEFYEDDDIELEIAANPKDPNAPKPEGGSMTSAVGEPLSVAAGLPRSLEAAIQRYGSASYKAPVATVLDPNGKLCVTLTYGKLLSRSHKIAYTLLNKALSRGGDCCLKPGDRIALVYPNNDPISFMCAFYGCLQAGIVPVPIEVPLTRRDAGSQQIGFLLGSCGIQVALTSEACLKGLPKTAAGEVVAFKGWPKLHWFVTEHLGKTPKDWLPPPRLTDDTPAYIEYTTDKDGSVMGVTVTRSAMLAHCRALTQACGYTEGENAVCVLDFKREVGLWHSTLTSVLNGMHVIFIPYALMKVNPASWMQMITKHRASVAVVKSRDLHWGLLATKDHKDISLSSLRLLLVADGANPWSLSSCDQFLSVFQSKGLRPDAVCPCASSSEALTVSVRRPGRAGVNATGRGVLSMSGLSYGVVRVDQENSLTSLTLQDCGQVMPGSIVVVIKMEGQPFICKTDEVGEICVHSSATGNQYWGLQGLTNNTFKVSPLQADGSPLGDVEYTRSGLLGFLGPGGLVFVCGSRDGLMTVTGRKHNADDIIATVLAVEPMKFIYRGRIAVFSVRVLRDERICVVAEQRPDCSEEESFQWMSRVLQAVDSIHAVGIYCLALVPPNYLPKTPLGGIHLSETKRRFLEGTLHPANVLLCPHTCVTNLPKPREVHSAGDSVADVGPASVMVGNIVQGNRLASAQGRDMGVLDEDSDNAKKYQFISEILRWRAVSTSDHVIFTSLNAKGAVATSLSCSQLHKKAERIGNLLLDRGRINTGDHVALIFPPGTDLICAFYGCLYVGAVPVTIRPPHPQNLQTTLPTVRMIVDVSKSVLVLTNQNILKLLKTKEANNVVDIKSWPTILDMDDMPKKKLPVMYRAPTAEMLAYLDFSVSTTGMLAGIKMSHAAVTSLCRAMKLACELYPSRHIALCLDPYSGLGFALWCLSSIYSGHHSILIPPSEVEANPALWLSAVSQSRVRDTFCSYGVMELCTKGLGSSVHALKARGVSLACVRTCVVVAEERPRIALTTSFSKLFSALGLSPRAVSTSFGCRVNTAICLQGASSPEPSTVYVDLRALRNDRVSLVERGSPHSLCLMESGKLLPGVKVIIANPETKGQCGDSHLGEIWVQSAHNASGYFTIYGDESDYADHFNARLVTGNTNEVYARTGYLGFLRRTESVQQSVISDIPGDTSTEADLVPGDSELHDAVFVVGALDEAILLRGMRYHPIDIENSVMRCHKKIAECAVFTWTNLLVVVVELDGSESEALDLVALVTSAVLEEHHLVVGVVVVVDPGVVPINSRGEKQRMHLRDGFLADQLDPIYVAYNM, via the exons GAGGCCGGCTAGTACCTGGCGGGATCGCCAGTCCCCCGGGATCTGGCGGCTCCACCGGAAACACCGGGAATTCGAACTCAGCGGCTGCGAGACGCGGCAATCGCAGACTCACGCGCAATGAGAGCCGCTATCATTCCG AGGTGCGCCAGGAGGCGGTGCAACAAGCTTTGGCAGCGATGCAGGGTCGTCCGAAGCCGTCGTTGCCGATGCCATCGAAAAGAACCTCCGTGATGGCTAGGAGTCCCGACCGAGAGCGTCGCGACAGCGGGGAGTCGAGTAGCGACGAGGACAGCGTCGTCACCGAAGAGAGTCCTGGTGCTGGTGGTCCAACGG GCACAGGACTGTCGGATACCAGCAGCACCGGTTCGGCGCGAGACACGCCTCCGCCTCCGAGACCACCGGCTAGGAGACCTCCTTGCGCGGACATCACAGATATCGCGGAATACACGCCTCACGCGTACTGCAACATCCAGCCGCCGGACGTGACGCACACCAGCAACACTCCGGCTGCACAGCAGTCGACCAGGCGACCTGGCGCTGATCGAGTGAATCGTTATCACGTGGTCGAGGATCAGAACAACACCGGCACTACCGGCCGCTGGAAAGTATCCGCTAAGATTCAACAGTTGTTGAATACTTTGAAACGACCGAAACGACGACCGTTGCCTGAATTCTACGAGGACGATGACATCGAGCTGGAAATCGCCGCCAATCCCAAAGATCCGAACGCTCCGAAACCGGAAGGCGGCTCTATGACCTCCGCCGTTGGCGAGCCACTTTCGGTCGCCGCGGGATTGCCCAGGTCGCTCGAGGCCGCCATACAAAG GTATGGCTCGGCATCGTATAAGGCGCCAGTGGCGACAGTTCTCGATCCAAACGGCAAGCTTTGCGTAACGCTCACCTATGGAAAGCTTCTGAGTCGTTCTCATAAAATAGCCTACACGCTGTTGAACAAGGCTCTAAGTCGCGGCGGGGATTGTTGTTTGAAACCTGGCGATCGAATCGCCCTGGTTTACCCAAACAACGACCCCATTAGCTTCATGTGCGCATTTTACGGTTGTCTTCAAGCCGGCATTGTGCCTGTGCCGATCGAAGTCCCTTTGACGCGTCGAGACGCAGGCTCCCAGCAGATTGGTTTTCTTTTGGGCAGCTGTGGAATTCAG GTGGCATTAACCAGCGAAGCTTGTCTGAAAGGTCTGCCAAAAACGGCGGCTGGCGAGGTAGTGGCATTCAAAGGCTGGCCAAAGCTTCACTGGTTCGTTACGGAACATCTGGGCAAAACGCCGAAAGATTGGCTGCCACCGCCGCGATTAACCGACGACACTCCGGCGTACATTGAGTACACGACGGACAAGGACGGGTCGGTGATGGGAGTGACGGTGACGAGATCGGCGATGCTGGCACATTGTCGAGCTCTGACGCAAGCCTGCGGCTACACGGAGGGAGAGAACGCCGTCTGCGTTTTAGACTTCAAACGAGAGGTTGGCCTGTGGCACAGCACCCTCACCAGCGTTCTAAACGGGATGCACGTGATCTTTATTCCGTACGCTCTGATGAAAGTAAATCCCGCGAGCTGGATGCAGATGATCACCAAGCATCGTGCCAGCGTGGCTGTGGTGAAATCGCGAGACCTCCACTGGGGTCTTCTTGCCACGAAAGATCACAAGGACATTTCCTTGTCGTCACTGAGATTGTTGTTGGTCGCGGACGGTGCCAATCCCTGGTCACTTTCCTCCTGCGACCAATTCCTTTCGGTATTCCAATCTAAAGGTCTGCGGCCTGATGCCGTGTGTCCGTGCGCGTCCTCCAGCGAAGCTCTCACCGTATCGGTGAGAAGACCAGGCCGTGCTGGAGTAAACGCCACTGGACGAGGCGTGCTCTCTATGTCTGGTCTGAGTTACGGCGTTGTCAGAGTCGATCAAGAGAATTCTCTCACTTCCTTGACTCTTCAAGATTGCGGCCAAGTGATGCCCGGAA GTATCGTTGTTGTGATCAAGATGGAAGGACAACCGTTCATCTGCAAAACCGACGAAGTAGGCGAGATCTGCGTGCATAGTTCGGCAACTGGAAACCAATATTGGGGACTACAGGGACTGACGAATAATACGTTTAAAGTCTCCCCGCTTCAAGCCGATGGAAGTCCGCTGGGTGATGTAGAATACACCCGTTCTGGTCTATTGGGTTTTCTGGGTCCTGGTGGCCTTGTGTTCGTTTGCGGTTCGCGCGATGGTCTTATGACGGTCACGGGAAGGAAACATAACGCCGACGATATCATTGCTACTGTGTTAGCCGTTGAACCCATGAAGTTCATTTATCGTGGAAGAATAGCCGTTTTCAGCGTACGCGTCCTCAGGGACGAGCGAATATGCGTCGTTGCAGAACAAAGACCCGACTGCAGCGAAGAGGAA AGTTTCCAATGGATGTCCCGGGTACTTCAAGCGGTAGATTCCATTCACGCTGTTGGAATATATTGTCTGGCGTTGGTTCCGCCAAATTACCTTCCGAAAACACCGCTGGGCGGTATTCATTTGTCGGAAACGAAACGACGTTTCCTAGAGGGTACTCTACACCCGGCTAATGTTCTTCTTTGTCCGCACACTTGTGTTACCAATCTACCCAAACCACGCGAAGTCCATTCAG CGGGGGATTCTGTTGCAGACGTTGGTCCGGCCAGTGTCATGGTGGGCAACATTGTTCAAGGTAATAGACTAGCTTCGGCCCAAGGACGAGACATGGGTGTCCTAGACGAGGATAGTGATAATGCTAAAAAG TATCAATTTATTTCGGAAATACTTCGATGGCGTGCTGTCAGTACCTCCGACCATGTTATTTTCACGTCGCTGAATGCAAAAGGAGCCGTAGCAACTTCCTTGTCATGCTCTCAGTTGCACAAGAAAGCCGAACGGATCGGCAATCTGTTGTTAGATCGTGGAAGAATCAATACCGGAGATCACGTGGCATTAATATTTCCTCCTGGTACTGACTTGATATGCGCGTTTTATGGTTGCCTGTATGTTGGCGCCGTGCCAGTTACGATTAGGCCACCTCACCCGCAAAACCTCCAAACCACTTTACCAACCGTTCGCATGATCGTGGACGTCAGTAAGTCTGTGCTCGTGCTCACGAATCAAAATATCCTGAAACTGTTGAAAACAAAG GAAGCGAATAATGTTGTCGACATTAAGAGTTGGCCGACGATTCTCGATATGGACGACATGCCAAAGAAGAAGCTACCTGTTATGTACCGAGCGCCCACAGCGGAGATGCTGGCTTATTTGGACTTCAGCGTCTCGACGACGGGGATGCTCGCAGGAATTAAAATGTCCCACGCAGCGGTGACGTCTCTTTGTCGTGCCATGAAACTTGCCTGCGAATTGTATCCATCTAGACACATCGCTCTATGCTTGGATCCCTACTCTGGATTAGGATTCGCTCTTTGGTGTCTGAGCAGTATATACAGCGGTCATCATTCCATACTTATACCACCGTCGGAG GTGGAAGCTAATCCGGCATTGTGGCTGTCGGCAGTTAGTCAATCCAGAGTAAGAGATACATTCTGTTCTTACGGTGTGATGGAATTGTGCACGAAAGGTCTCGGTTCTTCTGTTCATGCTCTGAAAGCGAGAGGCGTTAGTTTGGCCTGTGTTAGAACGTGCGTCGTTGTCGCTGAAGAAAGACCGCGAATCGCACTTACTACGAGCTTCAGTAAACTCTTCTCCGCTTTGGGTCTGAGTCCCCGTGCGGTCTCGACCTCGTTCGGATGTAGAGTAAACACCGCTATTTGCTTACAG GGTGCATCGAGCCCAGAACCTTCTACGGTATACGTTGATCTCCGCGCATTGCGCAACGACCGAGTATCCCTGGTTGAAAGAGGTAGTCCGCACTCTTTGTGCCTGATGGAATCAGGCAAATTATTACCAGGAGTGAAAGTAATCATTGCCAATCCAGAAACGAAAGGACAATGCGGAGATTCTCATTTAGGCGAAATTTGGGTGCAGTCTGCTCACAATGCCAGTGGCtatttcacgatatatggCGACGAGAGCGACTACGCGGATCATTTTAACGCTCGCCTCGTAACAGGAAACACGAATGAAGTTTACGCCAGAACTGGTTATCTCGGTTTCCTAAGACGTACCGAAAGCGTTCAACAGTCGGTTATCAGTGACATTCCCGGTGACACATCTACCGAGGCGGATCTGGTTCCTGGTGATTCTGAGTTACACGATGCTGTGTTCGTGGTTGGCGCCCTCGACGAAGCCATTTTACTTAGGGGAATGCGATATCACCCGATCGATATCGAAAACAGCGTAATGAGGTGTCACAAGAAGATAGCAGAATG TGCCGTATTCACATGGACCAACCTCCTAGTAGTAGTGGTGGAACTCGACGGAAGTGAAAGCGAAGCTTTAGATCTCGTGGCGTTAGTTACCAGCGCTGTACTAGAAGAACACCATCTGGTAGTCGGTGTGGTAGTCGTAGTAGATCCCGGAGTAGTTCCAATAAATTCGCGTGGCGAGAAGCAACGAATGCACTTGCGTGATGGTTTCCTAGCGGACCAGCTCGATCCGATTTACGTAGCGTATAACATGTGA